The proteins below are encoded in one region of Limnochorda pilosa:
- the rpsD gene encoding 30S ribosomal protein S4: MARYTGPVCRLCRRAGEKLYLKGDKCYTDKCPVDRRSYPPGQHGQGRRKLSEHALHLQEKQNLRRIYGVLERQFERYYEMAAKKKGVTGEILIQLLERRLDNVVFRLGFGSSRAQARQLVMHGHVAVNGRKVDVPSYLVRAGDVVSIREKSRELDLVQANVQAAQQRGVPGWLSLSPETMSGEVLQLPRRDQIDLDVQEHLVVEYYSR, encoded by the coding sequence ATGGCACGCTACACAGGCCCCGTCTGCAGGCTCTGCCGGCGGGCGGGCGAGAAGCTGTACCTGAAGGGCGACAAGTGCTATACCGACAAGTGCCCGGTGGATCGGCGGTCGTACCCCCCGGGCCAGCACGGGCAGGGGAGGCGGAAGCTCTCGGAGCACGCCCTCCACCTGCAGGAGAAGCAGAACCTCCGCCGGATCTATGGGGTGCTCGAGCGGCAGTTCGAGCGCTACTACGAGATGGCGGCCAAGAAGAAGGGCGTCACCGGCGAGATCCTGATCCAGCTCCTGGAACGGCGGCTGGACAACGTCGTCTTCCGGCTTGGCTTCGGCTCTTCCCGGGCGCAGGCCCGCCAGCTCGTCATGCACGGACACGTGGCCGTCAACGGGCGGAAGGTGGACGTTCCGTCCTACCTGGTGAGGGCCGGGGACGTGGTCTCGATCCGGGAGAAGAGCCGCGAGCTCGATCTGGTCCAGGCCAACGTGCAGGCCGCGCAGCAGCGGGGCGTTCCCGGGTGGCTGAGCCTCAGTCCTGAGACCATGTCGGGCGAGGTGCTGCAGCTGCCCAGGCGCGATCAGATCGACCTGGACGTCCAGGAGCACCTGGTGGTGGAGTACTACTCCCGGTGA
- the rpsK gene encoding 30S ribosomal protein S11, producing MSAQKRTTRVKRREKKNIAVGVAHITSTFNNTVVTITDRQGNVISWASAGTVGFKGSRKGTPFAAGLAAEKAARQAMEHGMREIDVHVKGPGSGREAAIRSLQSAGLEVSAIKDVTPVPHNGCRPPKRRRV from the coding sequence GTGTCCGCGCAGAAGCGCACCACCCGGGTCAAGCGCCGGGAGAAGAAGAACATCGCGGTCGGGGTGGCCCACATCACGTCCACCTTCAACAACACGGTGGTCACCATCACGGACCGCCAGGGGAACGTCATCTCCTGGGCTAGCGCCGGCACGGTGGGGTTCAAGGGTTCCCGCAAGGGCACGCCCTTCGCCGCCGGTCTCGCAGCGGAGAAGGCGGCCCGGCAGGCGATGGAGCATGGCATGCGGGAGATCGACGTCCACGTGAAGGGGCCGGGGTCGGGCCGTGAGGCGGCCATCCGATCCCTCCAGTCGGCGGGGCTGGAAGTAAGCGCCATCAAGGACGTCACCCCCGTCCCCCACAACGGGTGCCGCCCACCCAAGCGGCGGCGGGTCTAG
- the rpsM gene encoding 30S ribosomal protein S13 has translation MARIAGVDIPREKRVEAALTYIYGIGFSTSRRILEQTGVSPDTRVRDLTEDEVTRLRDVIEKQHVVEGDLRREVQGNIKRLIDIGSYRGLRHRRGLPVRGQRTRTNARTRKGPKRTVGIRRKKK, from the coding sequence ATGGCCCGAATCGCCGGCGTCGACATCCCGCGAGAGAAGCGTGTGGAGGCGGCGCTCACCTACATTTATGGCATCGGTTTCTCCACGTCCCGCAGGATCCTCGAGCAGACGGGCGTCAGCCCCGACACGCGGGTGCGGGACCTGACCGAGGATGAGGTGACCCGCCTGCGGGACGTGATCGAGAAGCAGCACGTGGTGGAGGGCGACCTTCGCCGCGAGGTGCAGGGCAACATCAAGCGTCTCATCGACATCGGTTCCTACCGGGGTCTCCGGCACCGCCGGGGGTTGCCCGTACGGGGCCAAAGGACGCGCACCAATGCCCGGACCCGCAAGGGGCCGAAGCGAACGGTGGGCATCCGCCGGAAGAAGAAGTGA
- the rpmJ gene encoding 50S ribosomal protein L36 has product MKVRASVKPMCEKCKVIRRNGRVMVICENPKHKQVQG; this is encoded by the coding sequence ATGAAGGTTCGAGCATCGGTCAAGCCGATGTGCGAGAAGTGCAAGGTGATCCGGAGGAACGGCCGGGTCATGGTCATTTGCGAAAACCCCAAGCACAAGCAGGTGCAGGGCTAG
- the infA gene encoding translation initiation factor IF-1, with translation MGKDDVIEMEGTVIEPLPNAMFRVELENGHRVLAHISGKMRMHYIRIIPGDKVTVELSPYDLSRGRIVYRKR, from the coding sequence ATGGGCAAGGACGACGTGATCGAGATGGAGGGCACGGTGATCGAACCGCTGCCCAACGCCATGTTTCGCGTCGAACTCGAGAACGGTCACCGGGTCCTGGCGCACATCTCCGGGAAGATGCGCATGCACTACATCCGTATCATTCCGGGTGACAAGGTCACGGTGGAGCTCTCACCCTACGACCTCAGCCGCGGTCGCATCGTCTATCGGAAGCGGTAG
- a CDS encoding KOW domain-containing RNA-binding protein produces the protein MARKPELGGRVTSRAGRDEGRCYMVVGLADERTVLVSDGERHPVSRPKRKNLRHLWLHPQVDRELGRRLEAGEPVNDREVRARIAAWMAADAPAETGSETAGGAE, from the coding sequence ATGGCCAGGAAGCCGGAGCTCGGGGGACGGGTGACCTCGCGGGCCGGTCGAGACGAGGGACGGTGCTACATGGTCGTCGGCCTGGCGGACGAGCGCACGGTGCTCGTGAGCGACGGAGAGCGGCACCCCGTCTCCCGCCCCAAGCGGAAGAACCTCCGGCACCTGTGGCTCCATCCGCAGGTGGATCGGGAGCTGGGTCGACGGCTGGAGGCCGGCGAGCCCGTGAACGACCGAGAGGTACGGGCGCGGATCGCAGCGTGGATGGCGGCGGACGCCCCCGCGGAGACGGGCTCCGAGACGGCCGGAGGCGCCGAATAG
- the map gene encoding type I methionyl aminopeptidase — MIILKSPEEVRLLRRAGRLVAEAHARVAEMVRPGVTTEELDRAVDELIRRAGGVPTFKGYHGYPASICTSVDHEVIHGIPGPRRLHEGQIVSVDVGATLDGYVGDGAWTYPVGRIPPEVERLLEVTQAALYKGIEAARVGNRVSDIGHAVQRFVEAHGYSVVREFVGHGVGRSMHEDPQVPNYGKPGRGPRIKEGLCVAIEPMVNMGGHQVRILSDQWTAVTVDGLPSAHFEHTVIVTRDGPEILTRLD, encoded by the coding sequence GTGATCATCCTGAAGTCGCCGGAGGAAGTCCGCCTTCTCCGGAGGGCAGGGAGGCTGGTGGCGGAGGCGCACGCGCGGGTGGCCGAGATGGTGCGGCCGGGGGTCACCACCGAGGAGTTGGACCGGGCCGTGGACGAGCTGATCCGGAGGGCCGGGGGCGTTCCGACCTTCAAGGGGTACCATGGGTATCCGGCCAGCATCTGTACTTCGGTGGATCACGAGGTGATCCACGGGATCCCCGGGCCGCGGCGCCTCCATGAGGGGCAGATCGTGTCGGTGGACGTCGGGGCCACGTTGGATGGGTACGTGGGCGACGGCGCGTGGACCTACCCGGTGGGCCGGATCCCGCCTGAGGTGGAGCGATTGCTGGAGGTGACCCAGGCGGCGCTTTACAAGGGGATCGAAGCGGCCCGGGTGGGAAACCGTGTATCGGACATCGGCCATGCCGTGCAGCGTTTCGTCGAGGCCCACGGCTATTCGGTGGTACGAGAGTTCGTGGGCCATGGGGTCGGCAGGAGCATGCACGAGGATCCGCAGGTGCCCAACTACGGGAAGCCCGGCAGGGGTCCCCGGATCAAGGAAGGCCTGTGCGTGGCCATCGAACCGATGGTGAACATGGGCGGGCATCAGGTGCGGATCCTGAGCGACCAGTGGACGGCGGTGACGGTGGACGGGCTTCCCTCGGCTCATTTCGAACACACCGTCATCGTGACGCGGGACGGACCCGAGATCCTGACGCGCCTCGACTGA
- the secY gene encoding preprotein translocase subunit SecY, whose amino-acid sequence MLEALINAFRISDLRQKILYTLALLFVFRIGSYIPVPGVDAAALRDLLNMSGGNVFALLDLFAGGALGNFALFAMGVNPYITSSIILQLLTVVIPQLEELSKEGVEGRKQIAQYTRYGTVVLGIVQAVGLTVLARNYQVIANPTFFTLTVIVASLTAGTLFLTWIGEKISEKGIGNGVSLIIFTGIVARFPSQISFAFRAVGEGGVSPFSLLLFGVLGLAVVAGVVMVQEGQRRIPVQYARRVVGRRVLGGQSTHIPLRVNQAGVIPVIFASSLLTFPLTVGQFIPQVARFTDWLQLGGAGYNIVYALLVVFFTYFYTAVTFNPREVSDNMRKYGGFIPGLRPGRPTAEYMDRVLTRITLLGALFLAFIAVLPFVMAGVTRMPTQIISFGGTSLLIMVGVALDTMKQVEAQLLMRHYQGFIR is encoded by the coding sequence ATGCTCGAGGCGCTCATCAACGCGTTCCGCATCTCGGACCTGCGCCAGAAGATCCTCTACACCCTGGCGCTCCTCTTCGTCTTCCGCATCGGCTCCTACATCCCCGTGCCGGGCGTGGATGCGGCCGCACTGCGCGACCTCTTGAACATGAGCGGCGGGAACGTCTTCGCCCTCCTGGACCTCTTCGCCGGCGGCGCGCTGGGGAACTTCGCCCTCTTCGCCATGGGCGTCAACCCATACATCACCTCGTCCATCATCCTGCAGCTGCTGACGGTGGTGATCCCGCAGCTCGAGGAGCTCTCCAAGGAGGGCGTCGAGGGCCGCAAGCAGATCGCCCAGTACACCCGCTACGGCACCGTCGTGCTGGGAATCGTGCAGGCGGTGGGCCTCACGGTGCTGGCGCGCAACTACCAGGTGATCGCCAACCCCACGTTCTTCACCCTCACGGTGATCGTGGCCAGCCTGACGGCGGGCACCCTCTTCCTCACCTGGATCGGCGAGAAGATCAGCGAAAAGGGCATCGGAAACGGCGTCTCCCTCATCATCTTCACCGGGATCGTCGCCCGATTCCCATCCCAGATCAGCTTCGCTTTCCGGGCCGTGGGCGAGGGCGGCGTGAGTCCGTTCAGCCTGCTCCTCTTCGGGGTCTTGGGCCTGGCGGTGGTGGCCGGCGTGGTGATGGTCCAGGAGGGGCAGCGCCGGATCCCGGTCCAGTACGCGCGGAGGGTGGTGGGCCGGCGGGTGCTGGGCGGCCAGAGCACCCACATCCCATTGCGGGTGAACCAGGCGGGGGTCATCCCCGTCATCTTCGCGAGCTCGCTGCTCACCTTCCCGCTCACCGTGGGGCAGTTCATTCCCCAGGTCGCCCGCTTTACCGATTGGTTGCAGCTTGGCGGGGCGGGGTATAATATCGTGTACGCGCTCCTGGTGGTCTTCTTCACGTACTTCTACACGGCCGTCACCTTCAACCCGCGCGAGGTCTCGGACAACATGCGGAAGTACGGCGGGTTCATTCCAGGGCTCCGGCCGGGTCGGCCCACGGCGGAGTACATGGACCGGGTGCTGACGCGCATCACGCTCTTGGGTGCCCTCTTCCTGGCGTTCATCGCGGTCCTGCCCTTCGTGATGGCGGGGGTCACCCGGATGCCGACGCAGATTATCTCGTTCGGTGGCACGAGCCTGCTCATCATGGTGGGTGTGGCCCTCGACACCATGAAGCAGGTGGAGGCCCAGCTTCTCATGCGCCACTATCAAGGCTTCATCCGGTGA
- the rplO gene encoding 50S ribosomal protein L15 produces MRIHDVKPPEGSRRRPKRVGRGIGSGHGKTSGRGQKGQGARSGGTKGPAFEGGQMPLVRRVPKRGFKNLFRKEFEEVKLEALNRFEPGTRVTPDVLRQAGLVKKQREGIKILGNGDLQVALEVSAHRFTQSAREKIEAAGGKVEVIG; encoded by the coding sequence GTGAGGATTCACGACGTGAAACCGCCGGAAGGAAGCCGTCGCCGTCCCAAGCGGGTGGGGCGGGGAATCGGCTCCGGCCACGGCAAGACGTCCGGGCGGGGCCAGAAGGGCCAGGGGGCCCGCAGCGGGGGCACCAAGGGGCCTGCCTTCGAGGGCGGCCAGATGCCTCTGGTGCGTCGCGTCCCCAAGCGAGGATTCAAGAACCTCTTCCGCAAGGAGTTCGAGGAGGTCAAGCTCGAGGCGCTCAACCGCTTCGAGCCGGGCACGCGCGTCACCCCCGACGTCTTGCGCCAGGCGGGTCTCGTCAAGAAGCAACGGGAAGGCATCAAGATCCTGGGCAACGGCGACCTGCAGGTGGCCCTGGAGGTGAGCGCGCACCGCTTCACCCAGTCGGCTCGGGAGAAGATCGAGGCGGCGGGCGGAAAGGTCGAGGTGATCGGCTGA
- the rpmD gene encoding 50S ribosomal protein L30 yields MSKRLRITYRRSAIGHTEDQKKTIRSLGLGKLNSTVEQADTPTIRGMIAKVRHLVQVEEVDA; encoded by the coding sequence ATGAGCAAGCGTTTGCGGATCACGTACCGGCGAAGCGCGATCGGCCACACGGAGGACCAGAAGAAGACCATCCGGTCGCTGGGCCTGGGGAAGCTGAACAGCACCGTCGAGCAGGCGGACACGCCCACCATACGGGGGATGATCGCCAAGGTCCGCCACCTGGTGCAGGTCGAAGAGGTCGACGCCTGA
- the rpsE gene encoding 30S ribosomal protein S5 — MAERRREGGRRRESDRRRDHPESDIEERVVNINPVSKTVKGGRSRSFNALVVVGDRKGRVGTGLGKAKEVSEAIRKAVEEGKKNMVAVPLVGTTLPHEITVRYSGARVMLKPASRGTGVIAGGPVRAVLELAGVQDVLSKSLGSSNPINVVRATMKALSELRTAAQVAENRGKAVEEIVG, encoded by the coding sequence GTGGCTGAAAGACGGCGAGAGGGCGGCAGGCGGCGCGAGTCGGATCGGCGCCGCGACCACCCCGAGAGCGATATCGAAGAGCGCGTCGTCAACATCAATCCCGTCTCCAAGACGGTGAAGGGCGGGCGCAGTCGTTCCTTCAACGCGCTGGTGGTGGTGGGCGACCGCAAGGGCCGCGTGGGGACGGGCCTGGGGAAGGCCAAAGAGGTCTCCGAGGCCATCCGCAAGGCCGTGGAAGAAGGCAAGAAGAACATGGTCGCGGTGCCCCTGGTGGGGACGACGCTCCCTCACGAGATCACGGTGCGGTACAGCGGCGCCCGGGTGATGCTCAAGCCCGCGTCGCGAGGCACGGGCGTCATCGCCGGCGGCCCCGTGCGGGCCGTGCTGGAGCTGGCCGGGGTACAGGACGTGCTGAGCAAGTCCCTGGGCTCTTCCAATCCCATCAACGTGGTGCGGGCGACCATGAAGGCGCTCTCCGAGCTCCGGACCGCCGCCCAGGTGGCCGAGAACCGGGGCAAGGCCGTTGAGGAGATCGTGGGCTGA
- the rplR gene encoding 50S ribosomal protein L18 → MSERTRRTGRERRHRRIRFRVNGTEARPRLAVFRSLRHIYAQVIDDDAGRTLAQASTLDPELRDQLESTKAREAARRVGELVADRAKAAGVERVVFDRGGNRYHGRVAALADGARSRGLDF, encoded by the coding sequence ATGTCTGAGAGGACGCGTCGTACGGGGCGCGAGCGACGCCACCGGCGCATCAGGTTTCGGGTGAACGGTACGGAGGCGCGGCCGAGACTCGCCGTCTTCCGCAGCCTGCGCCACATCTACGCGCAGGTGATCGACGACGACGCCGGCCGGACCCTGGCTCAGGCATCCACCCTGGACCCCGAGTTGCGCGACCAGCTTGAGTCCACCAAGGCGAGGGAAGCGGCCCGCCGTGTGGGCGAGCTGGTGGCCGATCGCGCCAAGGCGGCGGGGGTGGAGCGGGTCGTCTTCGATCGGGGAGGGAACCGGTACCACGGCCGGGTGGCTGCCCTGGCCGACGGAGCCCGTTCCCGGGGGCTGGACTTTTGA
- the rplF gene encoding 50S ribosomal protein L6, which translates to MSRIGRKPIPVPAGVKVEAEDHRVKVVGPKGELVRQIHPRMQVVVAEGEVRVERPSDQRLDRSLHGLTRTLIANMVQGVTQGFQKDLLLSGVGYRAAKQGSKLVLSLGFSHPVEVDPPQGIEIDVPQPTRISVRGIDKELVGQTAAEIRILRKAEPYLGKGIRYENERVRRKAGKAGKVSKG; encoded by the coding sequence GTGTCGCGTATTGGTAGGAAGCCGATTCCCGTTCCCGCCGGGGTGAAGGTGGAGGCCGAGGACCATCGGGTGAAGGTGGTTGGGCCCAAGGGCGAGCTGGTGCGGCAGATCCACCCCCGCATGCAGGTGGTGGTGGCGGAGGGCGAAGTGCGGGTCGAGCGGCCCAGCGACCAGCGGCTGGACCGGTCGCTCCACGGCCTGACCCGTACCCTGATCGCCAACATGGTCCAGGGTGTGACGCAGGGGTTCCAGAAGGACCTGCTCCTCTCGGGGGTCGGATACCGGGCTGCCAAGCAGGGAAGCAAGCTGGTGCTCAGCCTTGGCTTCAGTCATCCGGTCGAGGTGGATCCGCCGCAGGGCATCGAGATCGACGTGCCCCAGCCGACCCGTATCAGCGTACGGGGCATCGACAAGGAGCTGGTGGGCCAGACGGCGGCGGAGATCCGGATCCTCCGGAAGGCGGAGCCGTACCTGGGCAAGGGGATCCGGTACGAGAACGAGCGCGTGCGGCGCAAGGCCGGGAAAGCGGGCAAGGTGAGCAAGGGTTGA
- the rpsH gene encoding 30S ribosomal protein S8, producing MVMTDPIADMLTRIRNASHARHDSVDIPASRLKKELARVLKEEGFVRDVRVLKEGSFEVIRVYLKYGAQKRETIGGIRRISKPGRRIYATKDQIPKVLGGFGIAVLSTSRGVMTDRQARKERVGGEVICYVW from the coding sequence ATGGTCATGACCGATCCGATCGCGGACATGTTGACCCGGATTCGAAACGCGAGCCACGCGCGCCACGACTCGGTGGATATCCCCGCGTCGCGGCTGAAGAAGGAGCTGGCCCGCGTGCTCAAGGAGGAAGGCTTCGTCCGGGACGTGCGGGTCCTCAAGGAGGGGTCCTTCGAGGTGATCCGCGTCTACCTGAAGTACGGAGCCCAGAAGCGCGAGACCATTGGAGGCATTCGGCGGATCAGCAAGCCGGGACGCCGCATCTACGCCACCAAGGATCAGATTCCCAAGGTCCTGGGCGGCTTCGGCATCGCGGTGCTCTCGACCTCGAGGGGTGTGATGACCGACCGCCAGGCCCGCAAGGAGCGGGTGGGCGGCGAGGTCATCTGCTATGTGTGGTAG
- a CDS encoding type Z 30S ribosomal protein S14, with the protein MARKALILRAKKEAKHATRQVHRCRRCGRPRGYMRRFDLCRICFRELAHKGQIPGVVKASW; encoded by the coding sequence GTGGCCAGAAAGGCGCTCATTCTGAGAGCCAAGAAGGAAGCGAAGCACGCCACCCGGCAGGTGCACCGGTGCCGGCGGTGTGGGCGGCCCCGCGGGTACATGCGGCGCTTTGACCTGTGCCGTATCTGCTTCCGGGAGCTGGCGCACAAGGGTCAGATTCCGGGCGTGGTCAAGGCGAGCTGGTAG
- the rplE gene encoding 50S ribosomal protein L5 translates to MSRLRELYKEQVAPALMERFGYKSVMQVPRLDKVVLNMGVGEAVQDSKALEGAVRDLTVISGQKPAVTRAKRSISNFKIRAGMPIGCKVTLRGERMYDFVDKLIHAALPRIRDFNGLSPDGFDGRGNYSLGLSEQLIFPEIRYDDIDRVRGLDITVVTTAQSDEEALELLRQLGFPMRSRAA, encoded by the coding sequence ATGTCCCGGTTGCGGGAGCTGTACAAGGAGCAGGTGGCGCCGGCGCTCATGGAGCGCTTCGGATACAAGAGCGTGATGCAGGTGCCGCGCCTCGACAAGGTCGTGCTGAACATGGGGGTGGGCGAGGCCGTCCAGGACTCGAAGGCCCTCGAGGGAGCCGTGCGCGACCTGACCGTGATCTCGGGGCAGAAGCCGGCCGTGACCCGGGCGAAGCGGTCGATCTCCAACTTCAAGATCCGGGCGGGGATGCCCATCGGATGCAAGGTGACCCTGCGTGGTGAGCGCATGTACGACTTCGTCGACAAGCTGATCCACGCGGCCCTGCCCCGCATCCGTGACTTCAACGGGCTCTCCCCGGACGGGTTCGACGGGCGGGGCAATTACTCGCTGGGCCTGAGCGAGCAGTTGATCTTCCCCGAGATCCGCTACGACGACATCGACCGGGTGCGCGGTCTCGACATCACCGTGGTGACCACGGCCCAATCGGACGAGGAGGCCCTGGAGCTGCTGCGGCAGCTGGGCTTCCCGATGCGAAGCCGGGCGGCCTAG
- the rplX gene encoding 50S ribosomal protein L24, with product MAGKAEVRKVHVRKGDLVEVRKGEDRGKRGKVLEVLPRKGRVVVEGVRVVKRHSRPSRTNPQGGVVESPAPLTAANVMLVCPSCNQPTRFGTDRSGEDVVRVCKNCGKTID from the coding sequence ATGGCCGGCAAGGCGGAGGTTCGGAAGGTGCACGTTCGCAAAGGTGACCTGGTCGAGGTGCGCAAGGGAGAGGACCGGGGGAAGCGGGGCAAGGTGCTGGAGGTCCTTCCCCGGAAGGGCCGGGTGGTGGTGGAAGGCGTCCGCGTCGTCAAGCGGCATAGCCGCCCCAGCCGGACGAACCCCCAGGGCGGGGTCGTGGAGAGCCCGGCCCCGCTGACGGCGGCCAACGTCATGCTGGTCTGCCCGAGTTGCAACCAGCCCACCCGCTTCGGCACGGACCGGTCGGGCGAAGATGTGGTGCGGGTTTGCAAGAACTGCGGGAAGACCATCGACTAG
- the rplN gene encoding 50S ribosomal protein L14, with translation MVQQETVLNVADNSGAKKLLCIRVLGGSGRRYAGVGDVIVASIKEAVPGGLVKKGDVVKAVVVRTRDPIHRPDGSYVRFDENAAVIIDNQRMPRGTRIFGPVARELRDREFMRIVSLAPEVL, from the coding sequence ATGGTGCAGCAGGAGACGGTGCTGAACGTGGCGGACAACTCGGGCGCCAAGAAGCTCCTTTGCATTCGCGTCCTGGGGGGTTCCGGCCGGCGGTACGCGGGCGTCGGAGACGTGATCGTGGCCTCCATCAAAGAGGCGGTCCCGGGCGGCCTGGTCAAGAAAGGGGACGTGGTGAAGGCAGTGGTGGTGCGCACCCGCGATCCCATCCATCGCCCCGACGGCTCGTACGTCCGGTTCGACGAGAACGCCGCGGTGATCATCGACAACCAGCGGATGCCCCGGGGCACGCGCATCTTCGGGCCCGTGGCGCGCGAGCTGCGGGACCGGGAATTCATGCGGATCGTCTCCCTGGCACCCGAGGTGCTCTGA
- the rpsQ gene encoding 30S ribosomal protein S17, producing the protein MADEARARRKVQEGLVVSSKMDKTVVVAVERLERHPLYQKRMRITSRFKAHDENNACREGDRVRIMETRPLSKEKRWRVVEILERAR; encoded by the coding sequence GTGGCAGACGAGGCGAGGGCGCGACGCAAGGTCCAGGAGGGCCTGGTCGTCTCCAGCAAGATGGACAAGACGGTTGTGGTGGCCGTGGAACGACTGGAACGGCACCCGCTCTACCAGAAGCGGATGCGGATCACCAGCCGGTTCAAGGCCCACGACGAGAACAACGCCTGCCGTGAGGGCGATCGCGTGCGGATCATGGAGACCCGTCCCCTGAGCAAGGAGAAGCGCTGGCGGGTGGTCGAGATCCTCGAGCGGGCGCGATAG
- the rpmC gene encoding 50S ribosomal protein L29 has product MKAEELRDLTGEELSRKVADLKEELFNLRFQMATGQLDNPMRLRAVRRDIARVRTVMRERELAEEKSAQAKRS; this is encoded by the coding sequence GTGAAGGCTGAGGAGCTTCGGGACCTGACGGGCGAGGAGCTCTCGCGCAAGGTGGCGGACCTGAAGGAGGAGCTGTTCAATCTCCGCTTTCAGATGGCCACCGGACAGCTCGACAACCCCATGCGGCTACGGGCCGTGCGGCGGGACATCGCACGCGTCCGCACGGTGATGCGGGAGCGGGAGCTGGCCGAGGAGAAGAGCGCGCAGGCGAAGCGGTCGTGA
- the rplP gene encoding 50S ribosomal protein L16, with translation MLMPKRVKHRKVQRGRMKGVARRGNAVTMGDFGLQALEPAWITNTQIEAARIAITRHMRRGGKVWIKIFPDKPVTKKPAEVRMGSGKGNPEFWVAVVRPGRVLFEVAGVAEDVAREALRLASHKLPIRTQVVTRAGLGGEAL, from the coding sequence ATGTTGATGCCCAAGCGGGTGAAGCACCGGAAGGTGCAGCGGGGCCGCATGAAGGGTGTGGCGAGGCGCGGCAACGCCGTGACCATGGGCGATTTCGGCCTCCAGGCGTTGGAGCCTGCCTGGATCACCAACACCCAAATCGAGGCCGCCCGTATCGCGATCACCCGCCACATGCGGCGGGGCGGAAAGGTCTGGATCAAGATCTTTCCCGACAAGCCGGTGACCAAGAAGCCGGCCGAGGTCCGCATGGGCAGCGGCAAGGGGAACCCGGAGTTCTGGGTGGCCGTGGTGCGACCCGGGCGGGTGCTCTTTGAGGTGGCGGGGGTGGCGGAGGACGTGGCCCGGGAGGCCCTCCGCCTGGCATCGCACAAGCTCCCCATCAGGACCCAGGTGGTCACCCGGGCGGGGCTGGGTGGTGAGGCGCTGTGA
- the rpsC gene encoding 30S ribosomal protein S3: MGQKVHPYGLRLGIIKEWESKWYAGKRAYAATLHEDLAVRREIKERFFRAGVSRVDIERAANRVKITIRTARPGMVIGKGGTEVDRLRKDLEERTGKQIQINIIEIKIPELDAQLVAENVAFQLERRIAFRRAIRQAQQRTLRMGALGIKVMVSGRLGGAEIARTEWNAQGSIPLHTLRADVDYGFSEARTTYGRIGVKVWIYKGEVLPERAARQEAQAVEGGE, translated from the coding sequence GTGGGTCAGAAGGTGCACCCGTACGGCCTGCGCCTGGGGATCATCAAGGAATGGGAGAGCAAGTGGTACGCGGGCAAGCGGGCCTACGCGGCCACACTCCATGAGGATCTGGCCGTCCGCAGGGAGATCAAGGAACGCTTCTTCCGGGCGGGGGTCTCGCGGGTCGACATCGAGCGGGCGGCCAACCGGGTGAAGATCACCATCCGCACGGCCCGACCGGGCATGGTGATCGGCAAGGGCGGTACCGAGGTCGACCGGCTCCGGAAGGATCTGGAGGAGCGGACGGGCAAGCAGATCCAGATCAACATCATCGAGATCAAGATCCCGGAGCTGGACGCGCAGCTTGTGGCCGAGAACGTCGCCTTCCAGCTGGAGCGGCGGATCGCCTTTCGCCGGGCCATCCGGCAGGCCCAGCAGCGCACGCTGCGCATGGGGGCGCTGGGGATCAAGGTGATGGTTTCCGGCCGTCTGGGTGGCGCCGAGATCGCCCGGACCGAGTGGAACGCGCAGGGCTCCATCCCGCTCCACACCCTCCGGGCCGACGTCGACTACGGCTTTTCGGAGGCACGGACGACCTACGGCCGCATCGGCGTCAAGGTGTGGATCTACAAGGGCGAGGTCCTGCCCGAGCGGGCAGCCCGCCAGGAGGCCCAGGCGGTCGAAGGGGGCGAGTAG